The following proteins are encoded in a genomic region of Magallana gigas chromosome 1, xbMagGiga1.1, whole genome shotgun sequence:
- the LOC105317488 gene encoding uncharacterized protein, giving the protein MPGSGQKHYGCFNCPNRVRQKDRHIISSRNRAFIAKLTGRTPSNSDFLCNKCRCMCQHHIKRKTSMPSRVQQVPAQSTEAPPFSPPSIPLPFPSTSRGHASCCMCKRQGPKLVVVPVGVRHHIFITKEVIIPAGARCCPNHLQQNIDDLNPLSDSTLFNKTGITELVKFLRNEVLKKERTRLDFDSRGNLASTDYQSLLGIPKTAFEDLLKYVEGKVKVTPVRTVRTTLAIFLMKLRGGESNRILSTLFNISKSSVHRGVKSIRTVLMNGGFVAENLGFGHVTREQIIQEHTRPLAQMILGDTVSQPAILVLDGTYIYIHKSGNFKFQRQSFSLHKGRPLVKPMIIVSTTGYFVSVLGPYIARNNDATILNHIMHSNLEDIRSWVQEEDIFVVDRGFRDSLDCLEQMGINAKMPSFLNKGDKQMSTENANTSRLVTKIRWVVESANARIKQWRYLRHILPSSQIPYIGDFVRIVCAICNRYLKPLASGDTEEDQALGAKMVFLSKQVNTLQHHIEENHLDRRSVCWKEADDLLDFPTMDEEQLRAITCGVYQLRLSPSYAQEHIEGDCSIQVHREEPGLLRVKLQSRHVSSRSYLLWIQYGEGEVKAWYCKCRAGARVVGMCSHVAAILWYLGHARHQRDEKLGVRDWGEFVDDATLVDDSDSSSESDESGPEE; this is encoded by the exons atGCCAGGTTCTGGTCAGAAACACTATGGCTGTTTCAACTGTCCTAATAGAGTAAGACAGAAGGATAGGCACATTATATCGTCTAGAAATAGAGCTTTTATTGCCAAATTAACAGGAAGGACTCCATCAAACAGTGACTTTCTCTGTAACAAATGCAGATGTATGTGCCAGCATCACATCAAAAGGAAAACCAGTATGCCCAGCAGGGTACAGCAGGTTCCAGCACAATCCACTGAAGCTCCTCCATTCAGTCCTCCATCCATTCCTCTCCCATTTCCCAGCACATCTAGAGGACATGCTTCATGCTGCATGTGCAAGCGCCAAGGTCCAAAGCTGGTTGTAGTTCCAGTAGGTGTAAGACATCACATCTTCATCACTAAAGAGGTCATCATCCCTGCTGGAGCTCGCTGCTGTCCAAACCACCTACAACAGAACATAGACGATCTCAATCCTTTATCTGATTCTACTTTATTTAATAAGACAGGAATCACAGAACTAGTTAAGTTTTTGCGGAATGAGGTTTTAAAGAAGGAGAGGACAAGATTAGACTTTGATAGCCGCGGGAATCTTGCTTCAACAGATTACCAAAGTCTGCTTGGAATTCCAAAAACAGCCTTTGAGGACTTACTGAAGTATGTTGAGGGGAAAGTGAAGGTCACTCCAGTAAGAACAGTGCGGACAACCTTGgccatatttttaatgaaattaagagGAGGGGAGTCAAATCGAATTCTGTCCACTCTATTCAACATATCCAAATCCAGTGTACATAGAGGTGTGAAATCAATACGGACAGTACTGATGAATGGTGGATTTGTAGCCGAAAATCTAGGATTTGGACATGTTACCAGGGAACAGATAATTCAGGAGCACACAAGACCTTTGGCCCAGATGATTCTTGGTGATACAGTTTCCCAGCCAGCAATACTTGTCCTTGATggtacttatatatatatacacaaaagtGGCAATTTCAAGTTTCAACGACAGTCATTCAGTCTTCACAAAGGACGGCCACTGGTGAAGCCAATGATTATTGTATCCACAACAGGTTACTTTGTGTCAGTACTGGGTCCTTATATTGCTAGAAACAATGATGCTACAATCCTTAACCACATAATGCACAGCAACCTTGAGGACATTCGGAGTTGGGTACAGGAGGAGGACATATTTGTGGTTGATCGTGGATTTAGGGATTCCTTGGATTGTCTGGAGCAGATGGGGATTAATGCCAAAATGCCATCATTCCTTAACAAAGGAGATAAGCAGATGTCGACAGAAAATGCAAACACCAGTCGATTAGTGACAAAG ATACGTTGGGTTGTTGAGTCTGCCAACGCTAGGATCAAGCAATGGCGTTACCTAAGACACATCCTACCTTCCAGTCAAATTCCCTACATTGGTGACTTTGTCAGGATTGTGTGTGCCATTTGCAATAG ATACCTAAAACCCCTTGCTAGTGGAGACACTGAAGAAGACCAGGCCCTTGGTGCAAAAATGGTTTTTCTCTCCAAGCAGGTGAATACCCTTCAGCACCATATAGAAGAAAACCATCTAGACAGACGATCAGTATGCTGGAAGGAGGCTGATGACTTACTGGACTTTCCAACCATGGATGAGGAACAACTTAGAGCCATCACATGCGGTGTATACCAACTGCGTCTATCACCATCCTACGCCCAAGAACATATAGAGGGAGACTGCAGCATCCAAGTCCACAGAGAGGAGCCAGGCCTTCTTCGTGTAAAACTGCAGAGTCGTCACGTGTCATCGAGATCCTACCTATTGTGGATACAGTATGGTGAGGGTGAAGTCAAGGCTTGGTACTGCAAGTGCAGGGCTGGTGCTCGTGTTGTGGGTATGTGTTCCCATGTTGCTGCCATCCTTTGGTATCTGGGACATGCTCGCCATCAAAGAGATGAGAAACTGGGAGTGCGAGACTGGGGGGAGTTTGTTGATGATGCCACACTGGTGGATGACTCTGACAGCTCCAGTGAAAGTGATGAAAGTGGACCAGAGGAGTAG